In Schizosaccharomyces osmophilus chromosome 1, complete sequence, the genomic window TTCTGTCTTCCAGGAAAACGTTTGCTAATTACCTTGACGAAACTgtaagtaaaaaataagggaaataaataattaataaCAATAGCCAAACTCAAAGTACTCGACGTGTGTGGCCAAACCTTCTCCCAAACCAGCTCGCAGATTCTGCAATGTATGTGGATATTGGGGCCTGTATGCTTGTCAAAACTGTGGTACATGCTACTGTTCAAAAGACTGTGAAACAATTCACAGTGAAACTAGGTGCATGAAGGTTTATACCTGAAATATGTGTCAGTGACAGTTCCTAAAGGCAGCTGTTTCAAATTTGAGTTGAGGGGAAACCCATTTAAAAGGAAGCCTTGTTCCTTATAACTGTATATTATGCTGGTATATTATTGCCGATCATATTCCAATGGTACTTTACTTTGGGAAAATATAAGAGTTGACTTGATGATGTGGCCTAAATGTATGATTTCTTATTTCACGGAAGAaaggtaaagaaataaaaatgaataaaaatattctaTAACAAACTCTTCGTTCTAGCTATTCTTAACCGTATGGTCGCTATTACTGTAAAAAGCATGCAAGGCCAAATATCAGTTCAATTGAGCTATGAAGTAGCAGTTCACTTCcaatttgtcttttcttaatacaaaaagaatagtaaagaaaaaaagaaaacaacgAAATCTTTGGTTTCGGTTTCTTTCACATCGTACCCAAGACCTTCACATTGGTGGTACATATCAAGAGCAGAGAAAACTGCCAAAAACCAACTACAAGGGGaagaatataaaatttAGCATCCTTCATGCCGAAACCTAGTAAAAATAGCTCTAAAGCTTCACCTTATAAagatgctttttttgatttgggCTCAGTAGAGAAgaaaccaacaaaaaatggaaacgTGAAAACTCGTCAAAAGGACTCGGAGGAATTGCGGCTAGAAGAAGctatttttggtaaaacggatgattttgaaagtCATTTAGGAAACATGGAAGATGTAGCCGATGAGAAAATGGACGAAGCACCTGAATTGGGCCACGAATCCCAGGTTGGTGAAAATGATCTGGAAAAAATTGAGGATGCAGATCTTTTCATGTTTGATACTGGAGAAAATTTAtcccaaaaagaaaagcatgGCAAGGAAACGAAAATGGAAGTTGAACCAGAGGAACAAGAGGTGAATGAACCACCTGCCGCAGTTTGGGAAGACAGCGACGATGAGCGTATCACAGTATCTTTACATGACAATACTAGACTGAGGAAACTTCGAAGATACGAAGGTGAAGCCGAACTTAATGGTGTACAGTATACCCAAAGGCTGAGGCAAcaatttgaaagaatttaCGCAGTTCCTCAATGGGCCAAACCCAATGAAAAGTTGGCCGATGAAGATGAGGAAGGCTCTCTTAGTGAAGATAATGTACTTCCGACATCTCTACGTCAAATATTTAACTCTTCCGTTTCTTATGTGAATAAGAATTCACGAGTCCTGTTACCTGGTACAATTGACATTAAAAGACTAAAGGATGCTAATTTCCAGGCTCCTTCTCACAGTGGCATCCGCTGCATTTCATTCCatcctttctttcctcttctATTGACTTGTGGTTTTGACCGAACCATCCGTATTTATCAATTGGATGGAAAGGTGAATCCATTTGTTACCTCTCTGCATTTGCGTTCTTCCGCTTTACAAACAGCTCTTTTCCATCCTGATGGAAAGCATGTTGTTGCTGGAGgtagaagaaaatacatGTATATCTGGGATTTGGAGTCTACCCAGGTCGAAAAAGTGAGCAGGATGTACGGACAAGAGGATTTACAACCAAGTATGGAAAGATTTCATATGGATACTACAGGAAAATATGTTGCtttagaaggaaaaaatggATATATCAATCTACTGAATTCTATTACCGGACAGTTTGTTACAAGTTTCAAGATCGAGGGAACCATTTCAGATGTCACATTTACTTCTGATGGAAAGGAAATGCTTGTTTTGAGCTATGGTGCAGAGATTTGGCACTTCAATCTGGAAAATAGGTCTGTGTCAAAGCGCTGGCACATTCAGGACGGTGTTGCTACTACtcgtttttgtttggatgGAAATGACAAGTATCTTGCAATTGGTAGTAAGAGTGGTATTGTCAGTGTATACGATTTGAAATCGCCGAGCGATGATGATGGTTTCAAACAGATTACATCGCTTGAAAATGTCACTTTTAGCGTTAATTCGATCGCCTTTTCTAAGGATAGTCAAGTTTTAGCTGTCAGCTCCAGAGGCAAGAAGGATACTCTGCGCCTGTTCCACGTCCCTAGTTTCAGTGCATTCCGAAACTGGCCTACTAGCTCTACACCTCTTGGACGAGTAAGCAGTTTAGGCTTTGGTCGTGGTGGTGAACTATGCGTGGGTAATGAAGCTGGAAGAGTTGGTTTGTGGAAACTTGCCCATTACGATTaaactaaaagaaagtGTACAACATAGAGGTTT contains:
- the vps71 gene encoding Swr1 complex subunit Vps71, coding for MFVSIVEHQVQKKKKQKQRSIVDPATRERQLRRNLAELDKDNYSDIRFEVPRELLQRRFMPISIRRILSSRKTFANYLDETPNSKYSTCVAKPSPKPARRFCNVCGYWGLYACQNCGTCYCSKDCETIHSETRCMKVYT
- the utp18 gene encoding CGI-48 family Utp18, whose amino-acid sequence is MPKPSKNSSKASPYKDAFFDLGSVEKKPTKNGNVKTRQKDSEELRLEEAIFGKTDDFESHLGNMEDVADEKMDEAPELGHESQVGENDLEKIEDADLFMFDTGENLSQKEKHGKETKMEVEPEEQEVNEPPAAVWEDSDDERITVSLHDNTRLRKLRRYEGEAELNGVQYTQRLRQQFERIYAVPQWAKPNEKLADEDEEGSLSEDNVLPTSLRQIFNSSVSYVNKNSRVLLPGTIDIKRLKDANFQAPSHSGIRCISFHPFFPLLLTCGFDRTIRIYQLDGKVNPFVTSLHLRSSALQTALFHPDGKHVVAGGRRKYMYIWDLESTQVEKVSRMYGQEDLQPSMERFHMDTTGKYVALEGKNGYINLLNSITGQFVTSFKIEGTISDVTFTSDGKEMLVLSYGAEIWHFNLENRSVSKRWHIQDGVATTRFCLDGNDKYLAIGSKSGIVSVYDLKSPSDDDGFKQITSLENVTFSVNSIAFSKDSQVLAVSSRGKKDTLRLFHVPSFSAFRNWPTSSTPLGRVSSLGFGRGGELCVGNEAGRVGLWKLAHYD